A genomic segment from Peromyscus maniculatus bairdii isolate BWxNUB_F1_BW_parent chromosome 11, HU_Pman_BW_mat_3.1, whole genome shotgun sequence encodes:
- the Dars2 gene encoding aspartate--tRNA ligase, mitochondrial isoform X2: MWRIAFFPLRPRSHSVWMDSVPKSAASVKKLLCEAPVESVLKVSGTVISRPPGQENPKMPTGEIEIKVKTAELLNACKKLPFEIKDFVKKTEALRLQYRYLDLRSFQMQYNLRLRSQMVMKMREYLCNLHGFVDIETPTLFKRTPGGAKEFLVPSREPGKFYSLPQSPQQFKQLLMVGGVDRYFQVARCYRDEGSRPDRQPEFTQIDIEMSFVDQTGIQRLIEGLLQYSWPDDKEPVTIPFPSMTFAEALATYGTDKPDIRFGMKIVDISDVFRNTEIRFLRDALAKPQGTVKAICVHEGAKYLRKQDIEFIKEFAAHHFSQEVLPIFLNAKRNWSSPFAKFIMEEEKLELTRLMEIQEEDMVLLTAGEHEKACSLLGKLRLQCADLLEMRGVVLRAPALFSFLWVVDFPLFLPKEDSPTELESAHHPFTAPQPSDIHLLYTEPQKVRGQHYDLVLNGNEIGGGSIRIHDAQLQRYILATLLKEDVKLLSHLLQALDYGAPPHGGIALGLDRLLCLVTGAPSIRDVIAFPKSYRGHDLMSSAPDYLPPEELQPYHIQVSWPTDSEEDSASATPSKHLNS, from the exons ATGTGGAGAATTGCGTTCTTCCCACTTAGGCCAAGAAGTCACTCTGTGTGGATGGATTCAGTACCGAAG TCGGCTGCATCTGTGAAGAAGCTTTTATGTGAAGCCCCTGTGGAATCTGTGCTGAAAGTATCGGGGACGGTTATCTCCCGGCCTCCAGGACAAGAGAATCCA aaaatgCCAACAGGTGAGATTGAAATCAAAGTTAAAACAGCTGAGCTCCTGAATGCCTGCAAGAAGCTACCCTTTGAAATTAAAGACTTTGTGAAG AAAACGGAGGCTCTTCGTTTGCAGTATCGGTACTTAGATCTGCGAAGCTTCCAAATGCAGTACAACCTGCGGCTGAGGTCCCAGATGGTCATGAAAATGCGGGAATATCTCTGTAATCTACACG GGTTTGTGGATATAGAAACCCCAACATTGTTTAAGAGGACCCCAGGG gGTGCCAAAGAGTTTTTAGTACCATCCAGGGAACCTGGAAAGTTTTACTCTCTCCCTCAAAGTCCTCAGCAATTTAAGCAGCTTCTGATGGTTGGTGGTGTAGACAG GTATTTTCAGGTTGCCCGGTGTTACCGAGATGAAGGTTCAAGACCAGATAGACAGCCAGAGTTTACTCAG ATTGACATAGAAATGtcttttgtagaccagactggcattCAGCGTTTAATTGAGGGTTTGCTGCAGTATTCCTGGCCTGATGATAAAGAGCCTGTGACGATTCCTTTTCCTTCCATGACTTTCGCTGAGGCACTGGCCACTTATGGAACTGATAAGCCAGATATTCGATTTGGGATGAAG ATTGTGGATATCAGTGATGTGTTCAGAAACACAGAGATCAGATTTCTTCGAGATGCACTGGCTAAGCCCCAAGGAACTGTCAAAGCCATATGTGTTCATGAAGGAGCA AAGTACTTAAGAAAGCAAGACATTGAATTCATCAAAGAGTTTGCAGCCCACCATTTCAGTCAG GAAGTCCTACCTATATTCCTGAATGCCAAGAGGAACTGGAGTTCGCCATTTGCTAAATTCATAATGGAGGAGGAAAAGTTGGAATTAACCAGATTGATGGAGATCCaagaggaagacatggtgctcctgactgctggggAACACGAGAAAGCA TGCTCTTTGTTAGGAAAGTTACGACTGCAGTGTGCGGACCTTCTGGAAATGCGAGGAGTGGTACTCCGTGCCCCAGCACTGTTCTCTTTCCTTTGGGTGGTGGACTTCCCACTCTTCCTCCCTAAGGAGGACAGTCCCACAGAGCTGGAGTCGGCCCACCACCCTTTCACTGCTCCTCAACCCAGTGACATTCACCTCCTCTATACTGAGCCCCAAAAG GTTCGTGGCCAACACTATGACTTGGTTTTAAATGGCAATGAGATAGGAGGTGGTTCTATCCGAATTCATGATGCACAGCTACAGAGGTACATCCTAGCAACATTACTAAAG GAAGATGTGAAATTGCTTTCCCATCTGCTCCAGGCTTTAGACTATGGGGCACCCCCTCATGGAGGAATTGCCTTAG GGTTAGACAGACTGCTGTGTCTTGTCACTGGAGCCCCAAGCATCAGAGATGTCATAGCCTTCCCCAAATCCTACCGAGGACACGACCTCATGAGCAGTGCCCCAGATTATTTGCCTCCTGAAGAACTGCAGCCCTACCATATCCAGGTCTCATGGCCAACAGACTCAGAAGAGGACAGTGCATCAGCCACACCTTCCAAACACTTGAACTCTTAA
- the Dars2 gene encoding aspartate--tRNA ligase, mitochondrial isoform X1: MYLGSWLSRLCRGLSRPIGKTTQPIWGSLSRSLALSSQRIPEFSSFVARTNTCGELRSSHLGQEVTLCGWIQYRRQNTFLVLRDCHGLVQIIIPQDESAASVKKLLCEAPVESVLKVSGTVISRPPGQENPKMPTGEIEIKVKTAELLNACKKLPFEIKDFVKKTEALRLQYRYLDLRSFQMQYNLRLRSQMVMKMREYLCNLHGFVDIETPTLFKRTPGGAKEFLVPSREPGKFYSLPQSPQQFKQLLMVGGVDRYFQVARCYRDEGSRPDRQPEFTQIDIEMSFVDQTGIQRLIEGLLQYSWPDDKEPVTIPFPSMTFAEALATYGTDKPDIRFGMKIVDISDVFRNTEIRFLRDALAKPQGTVKAICVHEGAKYLRKQDIEFIKEFAAHHFSQEVLPIFLNAKRNWSSPFAKFIMEEEKLELTRLMEIQEEDMVLLTAGEHEKACSLLGKLRLQCADLLEMRGVVLRAPALFSFLWVVDFPLFLPKEDSPTELESAHHPFTAPQPSDIHLLYTEPQKVRGQHYDLVLNGNEIGGGSIRIHDAQLQRYILATLLKEDVKLLSHLLQALDYGAPPHGGIALGLDRLLCLVTGAPSIRDVIAFPKSYRGHDLMSSAPDYLPPEELQPYHIQVSWPTDSEEDSASATPSKHLNS; this comes from the exons ATGTATCTTGGTTCTTGGTTAAGTCGTCTGTGCAGGGGTTTATCCAGACCCATCGGAAAGACCACCCAGCCAATCTGGGGTTCTCTCTCCAGAAGTCTGGCGTTGAGTTCACAAAGAATTCCAG aatTTAGTAGCTTTGTTGCTCGGACCAACACATGTGGAGAATTGCGTTCTTCCCACTTAGGCCAAGAAGTCACTCTGTGTGGATGGATTCAGTACCGAAG gcaaaacaccttcTTAGTACTAAGAGATTGCCACGGTCTTGTTCAAATTATCATTCCCCAGGATGAG TCGGCTGCATCTGTGAAGAAGCTTTTATGTGAAGCCCCTGTGGAATCTGTGCTGAAAGTATCGGGGACGGTTATCTCCCGGCCTCCAGGACAAGAGAATCCA aaaatgCCAACAGGTGAGATTGAAATCAAAGTTAAAACAGCTGAGCTCCTGAATGCCTGCAAGAAGCTACCCTTTGAAATTAAAGACTTTGTGAAG AAAACGGAGGCTCTTCGTTTGCAGTATCGGTACTTAGATCTGCGAAGCTTCCAAATGCAGTACAACCTGCGGCTGAGGTCCCAGATGGTCATGAAAATGCGGGAATATCTCTGTAATCTACACG GGTTTGTGGATATAGAAACCCCAACATTGTTTAAGAGGACCCCAGGG gGTGCCAAAGAGTTTTTAGTACCATCCAGGGAACCTGGAAAGTTTTACTCTCTCCCTCAAAGTCCTCAGCAATTTAAGCAGCTTCTGATGGTTGGTGGTGTAGACAG GTATTTTCAGGTTGCCCGGTGTTACCGAGATGAAGGTTCAAGACCAGATAGACAGCCAGAGTTTACTCAG ATTGACATAGAAATGtcttttgtagaccagactggcattCAGCGTTTAATTGAGGGTTTGCTGCAGTATTCCTGGCCTGATGATAAAGAGCCTGTGACGATTCCTTTTCCTTCCATGACTTTCGCTGAGGCACTGGCCACTTATGGAACTGATAAGCCAGATATTCGATTTGGGATGAAG ATTGTGGATATCAGTGATGTGTTCAGAAACACAGAGATCAGATTTCTTCGAGATGCACTGGCTAAGCCCCAAGGAACTGTCAAAGCCATATGTGTTCATGAAGGAGCA AAGTACTTAAGAAAGCAAGACATTGAATTCATCAAAGAGTTTGCAGCCCACCATTTCAGTCAG GAAGTCCTACCTATATTCCTGAATGCCAAGAGGAACTGGAGTTCGCCATTTGCTAAATTCATAATGGAGGAGGAAAAGTTGGAATTAACCAGATTGATGGAGATCCaagaggaagacatggtgctcctgactgctggggAACACGAGAAAGCA TGCTCTTTGTTAGGAAAGTTACGACTGCAGTGTGCGGACCTTCTGGAAATGCGAGGAGTGGTACTCCGTGCCCCAGCACTGTTCTCTTTCCTTTGGGTGGTGGACTTCCCACTCTTCCTCCCTAAGGAGGACAGTCCCACAGAGCTGGAGTCGGCCCACCACCCTTTCACTGCTCCTCAACCCAGTGACATTCACCTCCTCTATACTGAGCCCCAAAAG GTTCGTGGCCAACACTATGACTTGGTTTTAAATGGCAATGAGATAGGAGGTGGTTCTATCCGAATTCATGATGCACAGCTACAGAGGTACATCCTAGCAACATTACTAAAG GAAGATGTGAAATTGCTTTCCCATCTGCTCCAGGCTTTAGACTATGGGGCACCCCCTCATGGAGGAATTGCCTTAG GGTTAGACAGACTGCTGTGTCTTGTCACTGGAGCCCCAAGCATCAGAGATGTCATAGCCTTCCCCAAATCCTACCGAGGACACGACCTCATGAGCAGTGCCCCAGATTATTTGCCTCCTGAAGAACTGCAGCCCTACCATATCCAGGTCTCATGGCCAACAGACTCAGAAGAGGACAGTGCATCAGCCACACCTTCCAAACACTTGAACTCTTAA